From Rhododendron vialii isolate Sample 1 chromosome 10a, ASM3025357v1, the proteins below share one genomic window:
- the LOC131302601 gene encoding uncharacterized protein LOC131302601 isoform X2: protein MVSRNVLIDMLLSDSSSDDNSAVFIMLVFLYRKRLNRRKREEERLDRRKRSRIRRLRRQSRSLPRPFVPSHPELQANDDDVVFVGEYDESLSYSSGYEGEDSSADEVDVNSSGSLTKDDDIGIKDDGQGDANVVNTLSNTVAEENCIPSDVGCILKCKSGFKCRLCPRIVCMTEETLKAHLKSKRHARSETLLNKGRLRLIRNSDGEVEGEVPANSRKEKEVRQKWRNRLKKKKGEDANLVKASLSAKHPAKKKLKFED, encoded by the exons ATGGTTTCCCGCAATGTGCTTATCGACATGCTTCTGTCCGATTCCTCTTCCGACGACAACTCAGCGGTGTTCATCATGTTAGTTTTTCTATACCGAAAGCGTCTCAATCGCCGAAAACGAGAAGAAGAGCGTCTTGATCGCCGGAAAAGATCCCGAATCCGCCGGCTCCGTCGCCAGTCTCGATCACTCCCGAGGCCTTTTGTTCCTTCAC ACCCTGAATTGCAGgcaaatgatgatgatgttgtGTTTGTTGGAGAGTACGATGAATCTCTCTCTTATTCTTCCG GATATGAGGGAGAGGATAGCTCTGCAGATGAAGTTGATGTTAACTCATCAG GTTCACTTACAAAGGACGATGATATCGGAATAAAAGATGATGGACAAGGTGATGCTAATGTTGTGAATACACTGTCTAACACTGTGGCCGAAGAAAACTGTATCCCGTCTGATGTAGGCTGCATCTTGAAATGTAAATCGGGTTTCAAGTGCAGGCTATGCCCAAGAATAGTTTGCATGACAGAGGAGACCTTGAAGGCTCATCTGAAATCCAAG AGACATGCCCGCTCTGAAACATTACTTAATAAAGGGAGGCTGCGGCTCATTCGGAACAGTGATGGCGAAGTTGAGGGAGAG GTTCCAGCTAACTCAAGGAAGGAAAAAGAGGTGCGGCAGAAATGGAGGAACAGGCTAAAGAAG AAGAAGGGAGAAGATGCAAACTTGGTTAAAGCCAGCCTATCAGCAAAGCATCCAGCAAAGAAAAAGCTTAAATTTGAGGATTGA
- the LOC131302601 gene encoding uncharacterized protein LOC131302601 isoform X1: MVSRNVLIDMLLSDSSSDDNSAVFIMLVFLYRKRLNRRKREEERLDRRKRSRIRRLRRQSRSLPRPFVPSHPELQANDDDVVFVGEYDESLSYSSGYEGEDSSADEVDVNSSGSLTKDDDIGIKDDGQGDANVVNTLSNTVAEENCIPSDVGCILKCKSGFKCRLCPRIVCMTEETLKAHLKSKRHARSETLLNKGRLRLIRNSDGEVEGEVDAGAERRARIAAAALVPANSRKEKEVRQKWRNRLKKKKGEDANLVKASLSAKHPAKKKLKFED, encoded by the exons ATGGTTTCCCGCAATGTGCTTATCGACATGCTTCTGTCCGATTCCTCTTCCGACGACAACTCAGCGGTGTTCATCATGTTAGTTTTTCTATACCGAAAGCGTCTCAATCGCCGAAAACGAGAAGAAGAGCGTCTTGATCGCCGGAAAAGATCCCGAATCCGCCGGCTCCGTCGCCAGTCTCGATCACTCCCGAGGCCTTTTGTTCCTTCAC ACCCTGAATTGCAGgcaaatgatgatgatgttgtGTTTGTTGGAGAGTACGATGAATCTCTCTCTTATTCTTCCG GATATGAGGGAGAGGATAGCTCTGCAGATGAAGTTGATGTTAACTCATCAG GTTCACTTACAAAGGACGATGATATCGGAATAAAAGATGATGGACAAGGTGATGCTAATGTTGTGAATACACTGTCTAACACTGTGGCCGAAGAAAACTGTATCCCGTCTGATGTAGGCTGCATCTTGAAATGTAAATCGGGTTTCAAGTGCAGGCTATGCCCAAGAATAGTTTGCATGACAGAGGAGACCTTGAAGGCTCATCTGAAATCCAAG AGACATGCCCGCTCTGAAACATTACTTAATAAAGGGAGGCTGCGGCTCATTCGGAACAGTGATGGCGAAGTTGAGGGAGAGGTAGATGCTGGTGCAGAGAGGCGTGCTCGAATTGCAGCTGCTGCACTG GTTCCAGCTAACTCAAGGAAGGAAAAAGAGGTGCGGCAGAAATGGAGGAACAGGCTAAAGAAG AAGAAGGGAGAAGATGCAAACTTGGTTAAAGCCAGCCTATCAGCAAAGCATCCAGCAAAGAAAAAGCTTAAATTTGAGGATTGA
- the LOC131302601 gene encoding uncharacterized protein LOC131302601 isoform X3 — protein MVSRNVLIDMLLSDSSSDDNSAVFIMLVFLYRKRLNRRKREEERLDRRKRSRIRRLRRQSRSLPRPFVPSHPELQANDDDVVFVGEYDESLSYSSGYEGEDSSADEVDVNSSGSLTKDDDIGIKDDGQGDANVVNTLSNTVAEENCIPSDVGCILKCKSGFKCRLCPRIVCMTEETLKAHLKSKVPANSRKEKEVRQKWRNRLKKKKGEDANLVKASLSAKHPAKKKLKFED, from the exons ATGGTTTCCCGCAATGTGCTTATCGACATGCTTCTGTCCGATTCCTCTTCCGACGACAACTCAGCGGTGTTCATCATGTTAGTTTTTCTATACCGAAAGCGTCTCAATCGCCGAAAACGAGAAGAAGAGCGTCTTGATCGCCGGAAAAGATCCCGAATCCGCCGGCTCCGTCGCCAGTCTCGATCACTCCCGAGGCCTTTTGTTCCTTCAC ACCCTGAATTGCAGgcaaatgatgatgatgttgtGTTTGTTGGAGAGTACGATGAATCTCTCTCTTATTCTTCCG GATATGAGGGAGAGGATAGCTCTGCAGATGAAGTTGATGTTAACTCATCAG GTTCACTTACAAAGGACGATGATATCGGAATAAAAGATGATGGACAAGGTGATGCTAATGTTGTGAATACACTGTCTAACACTGTGGCCGAAGAAAACTGTATCCCGTCTGATGTAGGCTGCATCTTGAAATGTAAATCGGGTTTCAAGTGCAGGCTATGCCCAAGAATAGTTTGCATGACAGAGGAGACCTTGAAGGCTCATCTGAAATCCAAG GTTCCAGCTAACTCAAGGAAGGAAAAAGAGGTGCGGCAGAAATGGAGGAACAGGCTAAAGAAG AAGAAGGGAGAAGATGCAAACTTGGTTAAAGCCAGCCTATCAGCAAAGCATCCAGCAAAGAAAAAGCTTAAATTTGAGGATTGA